A region from the Alnus glutinosa chromosome 5, dhAlnGlut1.1, whole genome shotgun sequence genome encodes:
- the LOC133867633 gene encoding hydroxyproline O-galactosyltransferase GALT2-like gives MRNDIVDSKESKTTSWFKRFIGRERKPEVTWPFPFVEGRLFILTLRAGVDVYHINVGGQHLTSFPYRTEFTLEDATGLAIKGDVDVHSVYAMSLPTSHPSFSPQ, from the exons ATGCGGAATGATATTGTAGACTCAAAAGAGTCCAAGACAACCTCATGGTTTAAGCGATTTATAGGGCGTGAGCGAAAGCCAGAGGTGACCTGGCCATTTCCTTTTGTGGAGGGCAGACTGTTTATCCTGACCCTACGTGCTGGCGTTGATGTGTACCATATCAATGTTGGGGGTCAGCATCTGACTTCATTTCCATATAGGACA GAGTTTACTCTTGAAGATGCAACAGGACTAGCAATTAAAGGAGACGTGGATGTTCATTCAGTTTATGCTATGTCTCTCCCTACTTCTCATCCGAGTTTCTCACCTCAATGA